A DNA window from Methylocystis heyeri contains the following coding sequences:
- a CDS encoding TAXI family TRAP transporter solute-binding subunit, whose product MGKTVLAVVAVAMVALGGAAAALYLLNRPEVLHVAVPSMVEDVHLMASAEHVFNHQHEQIRLRIVPVEDSASAATALESGAADLAVMRSDIALTSSAQTLAILHRNAILLIAPGGTKLRHVGDLRGKRIGVVHEVRSMDPNARLLDAILSQYEISPKAVTMVSLSPGEVRAAVETGRVDAIFAAIAPQNGLVNEILGAIASVSRKPPVFIPISEAKAIAKRFPALEPYEIIQGAFGGDPPRPQAAIDSLSVSALLVARGSLHDSLAAEVTRLFFSHRGAIALTAPLANSIEAPSTDKGSAIPVHQGAADYLDGNERGFFERYSDLFYIGAMLLSLIGSGAAALASRFNTHAHERSEQLTEKLLEVLQTARAAATPTELDDLERQVDEVLTNTLGDRRLRGVEAPGLHLITLALDQARRAIEERRLALTRGREVVNFPSARNLPVVK is encoded by the coding sequence ATGGGAAAGACCGTTCTGGCGGTGGTGGCGGTGGCGATGGTCGCGCTGGGAGGCGCGGCTGCCGCCCTCTATCTCCTCAACCGGCCGGAGGTCCTTCACGTCGCCGTGCCTTCGATGGTCGAGGACGTCCATCTGATGGCCTCCGCCGAGCATGTCTTCAATCATCAGCATGAGCAGATCCGCCTGCGCATCGTGCCCGTCGAGGACTCGGCCTCGGCGGCGACGGCGCTGGAATCGGGCGCGGCCGATCTCGCGGTCATGCGCAGCGACATCGCGCTCACCTCGAGCGCCCAGACTCTGGCCATACTCCACCGCAACGCCATTCTGCTGATCGCGCCCGGCGGCACGAAACTGCGCCATGTGGGCGATTTGCGCGGAAAGCGCATCGGCGTCGTCCATGAGGTCCGCTCCATGGACCCGAATGCGCGCCTGCTCGACGCCATCCTCTCACAATATGAGATATCGCCGAAGGCGGTCACAATGGTTTCGCTGTCGCCCGGCGAGGTGCGGGCGGCGGTGGAGACAGGCCGGGTCGACGCCATATTCGCGGCGATCGCGCCCCAGAACGGCCTCGTCAACGAAATCCTGGGCGCCATCGCCTCGGTGTCGCGCAAGCCGCCGGTCTTCATCCCGATTTCCGAGGCCAAGGCCATCGCCAAGCGTTTTCCCGCCCTGGAGCCCTATGAGATCATACAGGGCGCCTTCGGCGGCGACCCGCCCCGCCCGCAGGCTGCCATAGACAGTCTCAGCGTGAGCGCCCTTCTGGTGGCGCGCGGCTCGCTGCATGATTCGCTGGCGGCCGAAGTCACCCGCCTGTTTTTCTCCCATCGCGGCGCCATCGCATTGACGGCGCCGCTCGCAAATTCGATCGAGGCCCCCTCGACCGACAAGGGCAGCGCCATTCCCGTGCATCAGGGCGCGGCCGACTATCTCGACGGCAACGAGCGCGGCTTTTTCGAGCGTTACAGCGATCTGTTCTATATCGGGGCGATGCTGCTTTCGCTGATCGGCTCGGGAGCTGCGGCGCTGGCGAGCCGCTTCAACACGCATGCGCACGAGCGCAGCGAGCAACTGACGGAAAAACTCCTGGAAGTGCTGCAGACTGCGCGGGCGGCGGCGACTCCGACGGAACTCGACGATCTCGAGCGGCAGGTCGACGAGGTGCTGACCAATACGCTCGGAGACCGCAGGCTGCGGGGCGTGGAGGCGCCGGGCCTGCATCTGATCACGCTCGCGCTCGATCAGGCCCGGCGGGCGATAGAGGAGCGGCGCCTGGCCCTCACGCGAGGCCGCGAGGTCGTGAATTTTCCCTCGGCGCGAAATCTTCCAGTGGTGAAATAG